From the Abditibacteriota bacterium genome, the window TCAAACAGACCGTAAACCGCCTTGTTGATCTCGGCTTCCGCCTGTTCAAGCAAGGTTGTGTCTTGGCCGGCGGCTTCTGCTTTATCATAGAGATCATCAAAATGTTCAGCCTGTTCCTTGGTGATCTTGGGAACGGGAAGCTCAATGATTTTGTACTTTTTCCACTGTGTTGTTCCCTGACCGGACGATGGAGCGTCTTTAGAGAAATAGTATTCTGAAACCTTTGAATTAAGGAAACAAGCCATATACTTTACACAAGTATCTATGATCATATAAAACGCAGAATCTCCGATATAATAATGCTTATCAGCATCAACGATAAACTTAGGCTTGTCTGAAAGCTGACCCCATATGATTTTTTCTTTTTCGAAGTCCTGCCAGTAGGCAATAGAATCTTGAACCTCAAACCATTTGTTGTTTGTCTTTTTTCGGGCATTGCACCTCTCGCCGTTGACCTCGATATTCTTCTTGCCGCTTTGTTCCAGCCTTTCCTTGCCAAAACTCAAGAGATGTTTTTTTACAGCTGGATAATTGTCAATGTTATAATTCCTTGCGGGAAAAGTACATATCAGCCACTTGTCCGAAAAGTCAGCCCGGTATCGAAACATATCCCGACCCTGCAGCAGAGGTTTGATGATCTCGGCGGATCTGGGATCTTCCCGTATGAGCCTGTCTTTGGTAGCTCCATTTATAACAAATGCCTCGTTATAGCCGGTCAATATGCCTCTATTGATGCTCACATTCCATTCTTTCAGCGGCGTACCCTTTGCTTCTATTTTGGCTTTGATACTCTGCTCTATGGGAGAGAGTATCACCCAGCTGTTGGAACTGTTAAACGCGCATGCAATAGCCTTTTCCGTTTCCTGACGCAAATACAATACATCCTGCTTTAGTATCAACGATCTGCAGCGGCCGGTGTTTTCACTCTTGTTATAGAGCAGTATATTGGTATCCACCGTCGCATTCTCAAACTGACCGGGGCCCAGGTCTATGAGCAAACGAGGGTCTGTGTTTTGAGCCAGCTCGGTGCGCAGCTTTTCGCCGAATGCTTGTTTCATCCACTTTTTTGATGTTATGTAACACAGAGTCCCGCCAGGCTTCAGCAGATTGCTCTGGTTGCTGAAGCCCAGCTCGTAAAACAGGCAGTATATGTCTCCCATTCTGTCAAAGGTCTTGTAGTTATACGGCTTATACAGGTCTCCCAACCTACTGCCGTCTTTTTGCAGCTGGATATAAGGCGGATTGCCAATTATAATGTCAAAGCCGCCCTTTACCTCGGAAAAGAATATGGAGTAGAGCATGTAATTCCGGGGCTGGTCAGGATCTTCAACAGGGATGCCGGCGATCCGGTCTGCCAGGGTGAAGATAGCCCTCTTCACAGTCTTTTTGATATCGGGGGTGATGTCACTGTAATACTTGTCCTTCAGGGCTTCCAGCAGCTTGAGATCCTTGTAAAACTTGTCCTCACCATCATTAAACAGCAGGCTCGTATCCATACTGAAGCCAAAGTTCTTCCCTTCGATGTTGTATATCAGGCTGTTGCCCTGCATAAATTTGAAGTCCAGTGATGGCAAGGGCTCTATGCCATAGTTGTCTTTGTCCGGATCAGGCTGCTGTTCTATGAGTAGGGAAAGGAAGCACCTGAGCATGGTGATCTCTGCCGCTATGGGCTGGATGTCTGCGCCGTAGATGCAGTTTTTGATGATACCCAGCTTGCGCCGGAAGGGAGTTTCCTCTTCCGACACAAAGTCTGTTCCTTCGCGCTCCAGAGGATCGACTATCTCCAGCAGGCGGATTATCCTGTGGAGAGCGCCCATAGGAAAGGCTCCGGAGCCGCAGGCGGGGTCAAATATGCGCACAGACATGAGAGCTTCGGCTATTTCATAGGCTTTGCCAGCCAGCTCCGCCGGCAGAGCGTCTTCCTCAAACAGATGACACAGGTCGTCAGGCGAACAACCTGTCTTACCGGCAAGATAGTCTTTCAGAGCTTCATCCACCATAAAGTCCACGATCTCACGCCGGGTATAATAGCTCCCGGATGATTTACGCGCAGACTCCTGGGTTTCCGGATTGATTTCTGCTGCCAGCAAATTTTCAAATATTTTGCCCAGCATCTCGGGGTCCAGAGCTATATCCTGGTCGGAGGTAGTGTTTTCATCCACTGTGAAGTTGTACCGGGCGAATATATCCAGAATGCCTTCCGATTTTATTTCTTCTATGATGCTGTGGTGGTCCCTGACGCCGAAGAAGAGGCTGTTGGGCACCCGGGCGCGCTTTTCACTGTCTCTGTATTTGTAGTCAGAGAAGCAGTCGCTGCGGTATTCCAGGGGCTTGTTATTATTCCTGCGGGCCGTTCTGCTGCCCTTAAAAGTGACGGTCTTGCCGTTGACTTCTATTTTTACATCTTTGTCCTGATAGACAATGTCCTGACAGTCAAAGAGACCGCCGTTGACATAGGGTATCGCGCCAAAAAGCTCTTTCAGAGCGTGGCCGGGATCTATGAACATCTTTTTATATCTGTATTTGAAGTGGTCGCCGTAGAGAGGGTTGTAGTATTCACCCGGATCGCCAAAGGTTCTCTTGTCTGTCTCGGTAGAGAGAGTGGGGAAAAACAGGTTTTGCAGTATAGCGTTGTAGTAGCAGTCTCCGCTTTCCGGGTCAAAGTCTTTGAGCACAGACGCAAGAGCGTGCCTGTCAAAGAGAATCTCGGGGATCAGGCCCTTTTGCTTCATGAACCACACGAACATGAGGCGTGTGATCAGCCGCAGAATGGCTTCCTTTTGCTTTTGCTCTTTGGGCTTGTTGGATTTTGTAAAGGGATACACAGACTCTGCTACCGCTCTGTTGTACCAGTCAACGATTTTGTTGTAAAACTCTTTGCTCACCTTCTCCACGGAAAAAGCGTTCTTCACCTTTTCAGGATCGCCCCAAAGCTCGTCAGCTGTCATCTGAAGTTTAAATGTCATGTTGTTGATAGCCGGAGACACGAAGTGGGTGAAGCGCCGGAAGTTGCTGGCCTTGGCCTTGCTCCCCTTGTAGGTCTTGTATATCAGGGACATGCGGAACCGGCACTCGTCATCATAGAATACAAATATGCCCATGTCATAGTTGTAGTCATT encodes:
- a CDS encoding Eco57I restriction-modification methylase domain-containing protein — its product is MTCELFLHDILELQKAPHPDRDTLIELLRGFFEEKFDGCEEYSTSIPDDPGEELLSCKCGDCNTLVYAIPTDKALTERSGKKQQYEQARRLMNDYNYDMGIFVFYDDECRFRMSLIYKTYKGSKAKASNFRRFTHFVSPAINNMTFKLQMTADELWGDPEKVKNAFSVEKVSKEFYNKIVDWYNRAVAESVYPFTKSNKPKEQKQKEAILRLITRLMFVWFMKQKGLIPEILFDRHALASVLKDFDPESGDCYYNAILQNLFFPTLSTETDKRTFGDPGEYYNPLYGDHFKYRYKKMFIDPGHALKELFGAIPYVNGGLFDCQDIVYQDKDVKIEVNGKTVTFKGSRTARRNNNKPLEYRSDCFSDYKYRDSEKRARVPNSLFFGVRDHHSIIEEIKSEGILDIFARYNFTVDENTTSDQDIALDPEMLGKIFENLLAAEINPETQESARKSSGSYYTRREIVDFMVDEALKDYLAGKTGCSPDDLCHLFEEDALPAELAGKAYEIAEALMSVRIFDPACGSGAFPMGALHRIIRLLEIVDPLEREGTDFVSEEETPFRRKLGIIKNCIYGADIQPIAAEITMLRCFLSLLIEQQPDPDKDNYGIEPLPSLDFKFMQGNSLIYNIEGKNFGFSMDTSLLFNDGEDKFYKDLKLLEALKDKYYSDITPDIKKTVKRAIFTLADRIAGIPVEDPDQPRNYMLYSIFFSEVKGGFDIIIGNPPYIQLQKDGSRLGDLYKPYNYKTFDRMGDIYCLFYELGFSNQSNLLKPGGTLCYITSKKWMKQAFGEKLRTELAQNTDPRLLIDLGPGQFENATVDTNILLYNKSENTGRCRSLILKQDVLYLRQETEKAIACAFNSSNSWVILSPIEQSIKAKIEAKGTPLKEWNVSINRGILTGYNEAFVINGATKDRLIREDPRSAEIIKPLLQGRDMFRYRADFSDKWLICTFPARNYNIDNYPAVKKHLLSFGKERLEQSGKKNIEVNGERCNARKKTNNKWFEVQDSIAYWQDFEKEKIIWGQLSDKPKFIVDADKHYYIGDSAFYMIIDTCVKYMACFLNSKVSEYYFSKDAPSSGQGTTQWKKYKIIELPVPKITKEQAEHFDDLYDKAEAAGQDTTLLEQAEAEINKAVYGLFDFTEEEIEFIERSVK